A stretch of Tripterygium wilfordii isolate XIE 37 chromosome 11, ASM1340144v1, whole genome shotgun sequence DNA encodes these proteins:
- the LOC120009652 gene encoding uncharacterized protein LOC120009652, translated as MMLLSQAPGTALSTTLPSPLKFAHPNPTLFANNRKARFCSTRSRTKRLNLTLAKADGGVDSGSATKQTPPHPPLFTSDETLFVGQESVPLEGVIQFEKTSSSSRIDKWGRVALLAGGDVLALFLFSAIGRFSHGLSVFDLETLRTADPFIAGWFLSAYFIGSYAEDGRGMNGLSKAVTAAAKSWALGIPLGLIIRAATSGHIPPYMFIIVTMGSTAVLLIGWRTLFFSVFPNGKDKKDDVYRRGSPFELFELLTSLVRRW; from the exons ATGATGCTTCTAAGCCAAGCACCGGGTACAGCTCTCTCGACCACTCTTCCATCTCCTCTCAAATTCGCCCACCCAAATCCAACTTTGTTCGCTAACAATCGAAAAGCCAGATTTTGCTCTACCAGAAGTCGTACCAAGCGTCTTAATCTCACTCTTGCGAAGGCTGATGGAGGGGTCGACTCTGGCTCTGCAACCAAGCAAACTCCTCCCCATCCTCCTCTTTTCACAAGTGACGAAACCCTTTTTGTGGGTCAAGAGAGTGTTCCTTTGGAGGGTGTCATCCAGTTTGAGAAAACAAGCTCATCTTCGCGAATAGACAAATGGGG TCGCGTGGCTCTGCTTGCTGGCGGGGATGTGCTGGCATTGTTTTTATTCTCTGCAATTGGGAGATTCAGCCATGGGTTATCTGTTTTTGACCTAGAAACTCTCCGTACAGCTGACCCTTTTATTGCTG GTTGGTTTTTGAGTGCATACTTTATCGGGAGTTATGCAGAGGATGGCCGAGGAATGAATGGTTTGTCCAAGGCTGTTACGGCTGCTGCCAAGTCATGGGCTTTGGGGATTCCA TTAGGATTAATTATAAGGGCAGCAACATCTGGTCATATTCCACCATATATGTTTATCATAGTGACAATGGGGAGCACTGCTGTTTTACTTATTGGATGGAGAACACTATTCTTCAGTGTTTTTCCCAATGGTAAGGACAAGAAGGATGATGTATACCGACGTGGCAGTCCATTTGAACTATTTGAG TTGCTTACGTCATTAGTGAGAAGGTGGTGA
- the LOC120009902 gene encoding AP2-like ethylene-responsive transcription factor CRL5: MKSTNDNNESNNNNWLGFSLSPHMKMEVASDPQHHHHHYHHQSHSPTAVSDAVTTSFYLSSSQLSNPGICFGVGENGGFHSSLSVMPLKSDGSLCIMEALTRSQNEDIESPKLEDFLGSHERETMALSLDSMYYHQNPEPETNRQHSMGFLQDPFRQQSQFSIQQHAYYAAMQCPAMYQAPLEQEPKVTQLTECESQIPQMGDEGVPCFRNWVTRQYQTHNALEPQMNDSIVDDGGASGSVSAMGCGDLQSLTLSMSPGSQSSCVTAPRQISPTGGECVAIETKKRASGNAGQKQPVHRKSIDTFGQRTSQYRGVTRHRWTGRYEAHLWDNSCKKEGQTRKGRQVYLGGYDIEEKAARAYDLAALKYWGPSTHINFPLENYRLELEEMKNMTRQEYVVHLRRKSSGFSRGASMYRGVTRHHQHGRWQARIGRVAGNKDLYLGTFSTQEEAAEAYDIAAIKFRGVNAVTNFDSTRYDVERIIASNTLLAGEHARRNKEIETSNEAIDYTSSVAQNNTESIQVENNNGVTGSDWKMGLYHSPQQETDGDMGSLELNSINNGNSQHSSFSMTLLDPTGINSANHTHQSIVDESTKIGTQFSNASSLVTSLGSSREASPDKACPSTLHFAKPPLASKFISNQAAGVNPWFSSPTQLRHAAAVSMAHLPVFAAWNDT; encoded by the exons ATGAAGTCCACAAATGATAACAATGAAAGCAATAACAATAACTGGTTGGGGTTCTCTCTTTCACCTCACATGAAAATGGAGGTTGCTTCAGaccctcagcatcaccaccatCACTACCATCATCAGTCCCATTCTCCTACTGCTGTCTCTGATGCTGTTACTACAAGCTTTTACTTGTCAAGTTCTCAACTCAGCAACCCTGGAATCTGCTTTGGAGTTGGAGAAAACGGTGGGTTTCACTCTTCCTTGTCTGTTATGCCACTGAAGTCTGATGGGTCTCTCTGCATCATGGAAGCTCTCACTAGATCACAGAATGAAG ATATTGAGTCACCAAAACTAGAGGACTTTCTAGGAAGCCATGAGAGGGAAACAATGGCTTTAAGCTTGGACAGTATGTATTATCACCAAAATCCAGAGCCTGAAACAAACAGGCAACATTCAATGGGTTTTCTTCAGGACCCATTCAGGCAGCAAAGCCAGTTCTCCATTCAACAACACGCATACTATGCTGCAATGCAATGCCCAGCCATGTACCAGGCTCCATTAGAGCAAGAACCCAAAGTCACCCAACTTACAGAATGTGAATCACAGATTCCTCAAATGGGAGATGAAGGTGTGCCTTGTTTCAGAAACTGGGTTACTAGGCAGTATCAGACCCACAATGCACTGGAGCCACAAATGAATGATAGCATTGTTGATGATGGTGGTGCCTCTGGGTCCGTTAGTGCAATGGGTTGTGGGGATTTGCAATCCCTAACCTTGTCTATGAGCCCTGGTTCACAGTCCAGCTGTGTTACAGCTCCCAGACAGATCTCACCTACTGGTGGTGAATGTGTGGCCATAGAAACAAAGAAGAGAGCTTCTGGTAACGCGGGTCAAAAGCAGCCTGTTCATAGGAAGTCTATTGACACATTTGGGCAGAGAACATCACAGTATAGAGGTGTTACAAG GCATAGGTGGACTGGTAGATATGAAGCACATTTGTGGGATAATAGTTGCAAGAAGGAAGGCCAGACTAGGAAAGGAAGGCAAG TGTATCTTGGTGGGTATGACATAGAGGAGAAAGCTGCAAGAGCCTATGATCTTGCTGCCCTTAAGTACTGGGGACCTTCAACACACATTAATTTTCCG TTGGAAAATTACAGGCTAGAACTTGAAGAAATGAAGAACATGACCCGCCAAGAATATGTCGTTCATCTGCGAAG GAAAAGCAGTGGGTTCTCAAGGGGGGCTTCCATGTACAGAGGAGTAACAAG ACACCACCAGCATGGTAGATGGCAAGCCAGGATTGGCAGGGTTGCTGGAAACAAAGACCTTTATCTTGGGACTTTCA GCACTCAAGAGGAAGCAGCGGAAGCATATGACATCGCTGCTATCAAATTTCGCGGGGTTAATGCAGTGACAAACTTTGACAGTACTAGATATGATGTTGAGAGGATTATAGCCAGCAATACTCTCTTAGCCGGAGAGCATGCGAGGAGGAACAAAGAGATTGAAACAAGCAATGAGGCCATTGATTATACCTCATCAGTTGCACAAAACAATACTGAATCTATTCAAGTTGAGAACAACAATGGTGTAACTGGTTCAGACTGGAAGATGGGCTTGTATCATTCTCCACAGCAGGAAACAGATGGCGATATGGGATCACTTGAGCTTAACTCGATCAACAATGGGAATTCTCAGCATTCCTCATTCTCAATGACTCTTCTGGACCCTACTGGCATAAATTCTGCTAACCATACTCATCAGTCAATAGTGGATGAATCAACCAAGATAGGGACTCAATTCTCAAACGCCTCATCACTGGTCACCAGTTTGGGCAGTTCCAGAGAAGCTAGCCCTGACAAGGCTTGTCCCAGCACACTGCATTTTGCTAAACCTCCATTGGCATCAAAGTTTATCAGCAACCAGGCAGCTGGTGTTAATCCTTGGTTTTCATCGCCAACTCAGTTAAGGCATGCTGCTGCAGTCTCCATGGCTCACTTACCTGTTTTTGCTGCTTGGAATGACACCTAG
- the LOC120009670 gene encoding transcription factor bHLH74-like isoform X2 — MSGGDNDDMGFQSRGESALNCPSSGINTNPISSMSMYKPSNEADPFYCSSWDPIVPMSQPENFAGASMVSHGAFANSIYPVVMGNQGISGPSHLVHYAPDSSYSELVPKLPSFGSGGFSDMVSSFAFPDCSQITTTGCPPNYAAQHQVRDEATLTIGEQSQEDRQMSDGALEASPVGRRRKRAPESTSPFDPNKNIEGERQKASSAESSDVQKEQDEKKPKFERHTGTNSHGKQASKQAKENSNSGEAPKDDYIHVRARRGQATNSHSLAERVRREKISERMRLLQELVPGCNKITGKAVMLDEIINYVQSLQQQVEFLSMKLATVNSELNIDIERILSKDILQARGGNTSLLGFGSGMNSTHPYQHGLLQVTTPVIPSTNPQFASLPPTGMDNDLHNFFHMGYDSSSAIGNLGPNGRLKSEL; from the exons ATGAGTGGTGGGGATAATGATGATATGGGGTTCCAATCTAGAGGAGAGAGTGCGCTGAACTGTCCCTCATCAGGGATAAACACAAATCCAATTAGCTCAATGTCCATGTATAAGCCTTCAAATGAAGCAGACCCTTTCTATTGTTCTAGTTGGGATCCAATTGTTCCAATGAGTCAGCCTGAGAATTTTGCAGGTGCATCAATGGTTTCACATGGTGCATTTGCAAATTCTATTTATCCTGTTGTAATGGGAAATCAGGGAATTAGTGGTCCTTCGCACCTTGTTCATTATGCACCCGATTCGAGTTATAGTGAGCTGGTGCCAAAGCTTCCATCCTTTGGTAGTGGGGGTTTTTCAGATATGGTTAGTTCCTTTGCATTTCCTGACTGTAGCCAGATTACTACTACCGGGTGCCCTCCAAATTATGCTGCACAACACCAGGTCAGAGATGAAGCGACTTTGACAATTGGTGAACAATCTCAGGAGGACCGCCAAATGTCAGATGGAGCTCTTGAAGCTTCACCAGTTGGACGGAGGAGAAAACGAGCTCCCGAGTCTACTTCTCCATTTGATCCAAATAAG AATATTGAAGGAGAGCGACAAAAAGCTTCCTCTGCGGAGAGCTCTGATGTTCAAAAGGAACAGGATGAAAAGAAACCAAAGTTTGAAAGGCACACAGGCACAAATTCACATGGTAAACAAGCTTCTAAACAAGCTAAAGAAAATTCTAATAGTGGAGAAGCCCCTAAAGATGATTACATTCATGTGAGAGCCAGAAGGGGTCAGGCTACAAACAGTCATAGTCTTGCTGAAAGG GTGAGAAGAGAAAAGATTAGTGAGCGGATGAGATTGCTTCAAGAACTTGTTCCAGGATGCAATAAG ATTACTGGGAAGGCAGTAATGCTTGATGAGATTATCAACTATGTGCAATCACTGCAGCAGCAAGTTGAG TTTCTGTCGATGAAGCTTGCCACTGTCAATTCAGAACTGAACATTGATATAGAGAGGATTCTATCCAAAGAT ATTCTTCAAGCACGAGGAGGTAATACGTCTCTTCTGGGCTTTGGTTCTGGGATGAACTCTACTCATCCTTACCAACACGGACTTTTGCAAGTAACCACACCTGTTATCCCCAGTACAAATCCTCAATTTGCATCCTTGCCTCCT ACTGGTATGGACAATGATCTCCATAATTTCTTTCACATGGGATATGACTCAAGTTCTGCTATTGGCAATTTGGGACCAAACG GACGGTTGAAATCAGAGCTCTGA
- the LOC120009670 gene encoding transcription factor bHLH74-like isoform X1, with protein MSGGDNDDMGFQSRGESALNCPSSGINTNPISSMSMYKPSNEADPFYCSSWDPIVPMSQPENFAGASMVSHGAFANSIYPVVMGNQGISGPSHLVHYAPDSSYSELVPKLPSFGSGGFSDMVSSFAFPDCSQITTTGCPPNYAAQHQVRDEATLTIGEQSQEDRQMSDGALEASPVGRRRKRAPESTSPFDPNKQNIEGERQKASSAESSDVQKEQDEKKPKFERHTGTNSHGKQASKQAKENSNSGEAPKDDYIHVRARRGQATNSHSLAERVRREKISERMRLLQELVPGCNKITGKAVMLDEIINYVQSLQQQVEFLSMKLATVNSELNIDIERILSKDILQARGGNTSLLGFGSGMNSTHPYQHGLLQVTTPVIPSTNPQFASLPPTGMDNDLHNFFHMGYDSSSAIGNLGPNGRLKSEL; from the exons ATGAGTGGTGGGGATAATGATGATATGGGGTTCCAATCTAGAGGAGAGAGTGCGCTGAACTGTCCCTCATCAGGGATAAACACAAATCCAATTAGCTCAATGTCCATGTATAAGCCTTCAAATGAAGCAGACCCTTTCTATTGTTCTAGTTGGGATCCAATTGTTCCAATGAGTCAGCCTGAGAATTTTGCAGGTGCATCAATGGTTTCACATGGTGCATTTGCAAATTCTATTTATCCTGTTGTAATGGGAAATCAGGGAATTAGTGGTCCTTCGCACCTTGTTCATTATGCACCCGATTCGAGTTATAGTGAGCTGGTGCCAAAGCTTCCATCCTTTGGTAGTGGGGGTTTTTCAGATATGGTTAGTTCCTTTGCATTTCCTGACTGTAGCCAGATTACTACTACCGGGTGCCCTCCAAATTATGCTGCACAACACCAGGTCAGAGATGAAGCGACTTTGACAATTGGTGAACAATCTCAGGAGGACCGCCAAATGTCAGATGGAGCTCTTGAAGCTTCACCAGTTGGACGGAGGAGAAAACGAGCTCCCGAGTCTACTTCTCCATTTGATCCAAATAAG CAGAATATTGAAGGAGAGCGACAAAAAGCTTCCTCTGCGGAGAGCTCTGATGTTCAAAAGGAACAGGATGAAAAGAAACCAAAGTTTGAAAGGCACACAGGCACAAATTCACATGGTAAACAAGCTTCTAAACAAGCTAAAGAAAATTCTAATAGTGGAGAAGCCCCTAAAGATGATTACATTCATGTGAGAGCCAGAAGGGGTCAGGCTACAAACAGTCATAGTCTTGCTGAAAGG GTGAGAAGAGAAAAGATTAGTGAGCGGATGAGATTGCTTCAAGAACTTGTTCCAGGATGCAATAAG ATTACTGGGAAGGCAGTAATGCTTGATGAGATTATCAACTATGTGCAATCACTGCAGCAGCAAGTTGAG TTTCTGTCGATGAAGCTTGCCACTGTCAATTCAGAACTGAACATTGATATAGAGAGGATTCTATCCAAAGAT ATTCTTCAAGCACGAGGAGGTAATACGTCTCTTCTGGGCTTTGGTTCTGGGATGAACTCTACTCATCCTTACCAACACGGACTTTTGCAAGTAACCACACCTGTTATCCCCAGTACAAATCCTCAATTTGCATCCTTGCCTCCT ACTGGTATGGACAATGATCTCCATAATTTCTTTCACATGGGATATGACTCAAGTTCTGCTATTGGCAATTTGGGACCAAACG GACGGTTGAAATCAGAGCTCTGA